One part of the Bdellovibrio sp. KM01 genome encodes these proteins:
- a CDS encoding ABC transporter substrate-binding protein yields the protein MLKLWFAIFLLSSTAQAQKFFARSTPSCERRYVVTFLGTPPAYIVEKGIKSGSAYEVVVELMRRVGCKYTEEPASYSAARENFIHNRSDVFGFAVPDATMDKYGEFVEMLKFPRSLVVNKKVLKANPSFEAVLNDHSVSFGGLISGRYFFTNEEIQRLRQSSRLREVPTPADIFSALIAGRVQATLTVPIYTHYYLSRSKQRENFEVLSDDSGSWTSVGFYLSHKRLSEKERERLKKLISKIREDGTLQKIQRKYNDPLDLKFYKPTQLMSLAWPDL from the coding sequence ATGTTGAAGTTGTGGTTTGCGATTTTCTTGCTTTCATCAACAGCTCAGGCGCAAAAGTTCTTTGCGCGTTCCACGCCCAGTTGTGAGCGACGTTACGTTGTTACTTTTCTAGGGACTCCCCCAGCTTATATAGTCGAAAAAGGAATAAAAAGCGGTTCTGCCTATGAAGTCGTAGTTGAGCTGATGCGACGAGTGGGATGTAAGTACACTGAGGAGCCAGCATCCTATTCTGCGGCTCGTGAAAACTTCATTCACAATCGTTCCGATGTTTTTGGATTTGCTGTTCCGGATGCAACCATGGACAAATACGGGGAGTTTGTGGAGATGCTTAAGTTTCCCCGTTCTTTGGTTGTGAACAAAAAAGTGCTTAAAGCAAACCCGTCCTTTGAGGCAGTTTTGAATGATCACAGTGTGTCCTTTGGTGGTTTGATATCGGGCCGATACTTTTTTACCAATGAAGAGATTCAGCGCCTTCGTCAAAGCTCCCGTCTGCGAGAGGTACCGACTCCAGCAGATATTTTTAGTGCTTTGATTGCCGGTCGGGTGCAGGCGACGTTAACAGTCCCGATCTATACTCACTATTATCTGAGTCGTTCCAAGCAACGTGAAAATTTTGAAGTACTTTCCGATGATTCAGGGAGCTGGACTTCTGTTGGGTTTTATTTGTCTCACAAACGTCTTTCAGAGAAAGAAAGGGAACGTCTTAAAAAGTTAATCAGTAAAATTCGTGAGGACGGTACGCTTCAAAAAATTCAGCGCAAATACAATGACCCTCTTGATTTAAAATTCTATAAACCCACTCAACTCATGTCTTTGGCCTGGCCCGATCTTTAA
- a CDS encoding SDR family NAD(P)-dependent oxidoreductase has translation MKKAVVITGASSGIGAATAIHFGKQGYFVYLMGRNKDRLAEVAVQCRSGASLMSCDLTDLSALNKRIGEITSTTIHKVEVLVNNAGIFDVHSTEQGTDELWQKEFEVNLMSAVRLTRAFFPYFKQHGGGSIVNVSSSLGLKPTAATSAYSAMKAAMINLTQSNSLEGGAFNIRVNCVAPGIVDTPIHQFHSLEETKRNAAIEQMNPMQPLGRIGTAEEIAKSIFFLGSNEHSSWTTGAVLAVDGGITNT, from the coding sequence ATGAAAAAAGCGGTCGTAATCACAGGAGCTTCCAGCGGGATCGGTGCTGCCACAGCCATTCATTTTGGCAAGCAAGGGTATTTCGTCTATTTGATGGGTCGTAACAAAGACCGCCTGGCGGAAGTGGCCGTTCAATGTCGCAGTGGAGCCTCCTTGATGAGCTGCGATCTGACGGACCTTAGCGCCCTTAATAAACGTATTGGCGAGATCACCTCGACCACGATTCACAAAGTCGAAGTCTTGGTTAATAACGCTGGCATCTTTGATGTGCACTCAACAGAGCAAGGCACGGATGAGTTGTGGCAAAAAGAATTTGAAGTGAACTTGATGAGCGCTGTGCGCCTGACTCGCGCATTCTTCCCCTACTTTAAGCAACACGGTGGGGGATCTATCGTGAACGTCTCCTCATCCCTTGGTTTAAAACCCACAGCAGCGACATCGGCTTATTCTGCAATGAAAGCGGCGATGATCAATCTGACTCAAAGTAACTCCCTCGAAGGCGGTGCTTTTAATATTCGCGTAAACTGTGTGGCACCAGGAATTGTTGATACCCCTATTCATCAGTTCCATTCCTTGGAAGAAACAAAACGTAACGCCGCTATTGAACAAATGAATCCAATGCAACCTCTGGGGCGAATTGGAACAGCAGAAGAGATTGCTAAATCCATTTTCTTCCTGGGCAGCAATGAACATTCCAGCTGGACTACGGGTGCGGTCCTTGCGGTTGATGGTGGAATTACCAACACATGA
- a CDS encoding ABC transporter substrate-binding protein, whose protein sequence is MLSLLISFALSFPVHAQVKLREPSSCEKRYVLAFLDAAPGFYKNEKGIKEGSSYDILMEVGRRLGCKVSEEPGSYSAILEGFVRHRVDITGLTTKSPKMENFGEFVEMYRVPRSLVVRKDSFGVNDSIESILKNPKIIFAGIIGGLFFIKESEKEQLFKERRLREVPGPQEVFNALSEGRVQATFSSPAFTAYYLKRQNKLDQFKIIPDEKGEWQSLGFYLSIKRLSKEERERIRAIISNVRQDGTLLNIEKKYVTPADYLYYEPITLKDISHIE, encoded by the coding sequence ATGTTGAGTCTTTTGATTTCATTCGCCTTGTCATTTCCTGTGCATGCGCAAGTCAAATTGCGTGAGCCTTCCTCCTGTGAAAAGCGTTATGTCTTGGCGTTCTTGGATGCAGCCCCGGGTTTTTATAAAAACGAAAAAGGAATCAAAGAAGGCTCTTCCTATGATATTTTGATGGAAGTCGGTCGACGTTTGGGATGTAAGGTGAGTGAAGAACCGGGATCCTATTCTGCCATTCTGGAAGGTTTTGTCAGGCACAGAGTGGATATCACTGGATTGACTACAAAGTCGCCTAAGATGGAAAATTTCGGCGAGTTTGTGGAGATGTACCGCGTGCCTCGTTCTTTGGTAGTGCGCAAAGATTCCTTTGGTGTGAATGATTCAATCGAAAGTATTTTAAAAAATCCTAAAATTATTTTTGCTGGAATTATCGGTGGACTCTTTTTTATTAAAGAGTCTGAAAAAGAACAATTGTTCAAAGAGCGTCGGCTGCGCGAAGTTCCAGGTCCTCAAGAAGTTTTCAATGCTTTATCCGAGGGGCGGGTTCAGGCGACCTTCAGTTCTCCGGCATTCACTGCGTATTATTTAAAACGTCAGAATAAATTGGATCAATTTAAAATTATTCCCGATGAAAAAGGCGAGTGGCAATCCCTAGGATTTTATCTTTCGATAAAAAGACTTTCAAAGGAAGAGCGTGAGCGCATTCGTGCGATTATCAGCAATGTTCGTCAAGATGGCACTCTTTTGAATATTGAAAAGAAGTATGTGACGCCAGCGGATTATCTATACTATGAACCCATTACGCTAAAGGATATTAGTCACATTGAGTAG
- a CDS encoding ABC transporter substrate-binding protein produces the protein MSRLFALLLVVLTPLISQAQDGFTPVGGSCEKRYVLSFQDDAPGFFVDKNNKKNGTAYELLLEIVRRLGCKSTEQITPYLKIKENFLRNKSDIYALSTQDKEMDKVADFVEMYSFPRSLVVNKKDFSEKDNVASLLKNPKIVFGNVTGGFLFIQPQERAELEVRHRLREFPGPTSVFNALLEGRIQATFSSPAFTYYFITREKKMEQFRAIPDPKGGLYHAGFYLARRRLTDAERAKIREIIRQIRADGTLLKIASKYVNPEDLIYYKPIGSF, from the coding sequence TTGAGTAGGTTATTCGCGTTGCTTTTAGTTGTGTTGACGCCTTTAATCTCCCAGGCTCAGGATGGATTTACTCCCGTGGGGGGCAGTTGTGAGAAACGCTATGTACTGTCCTTTCAAGATGATGCTCCCGGATTTTTCGTTGATAAGAATAACAAGAAAAATGGCACAGCTTATGAACTCTTGTTGGAGATTGTTCGTCGCTTGGGTTGTAAATCTACCGAGCAGATTACTCCCTATTTAAAGATCAAAGAAAATTTCCTGCGCAATAAGTCTGATATCTATGCCTTGTCGACTCAAGACAAGGAAATGGATAAGGTGGCCGACTTTGTGGAGATGTACAGTTTTCCGCGTTCTTTGGTTGTGAATAAGAAAGATTTTAGTGAAAAGGACAACGTTGCTTCTTTGTTGAAAAATCCAAAAATTGTATTCGGCAATGTCACGGGTGGTTTCTTATTTATTCAACCTCAGGAAAGAGCAGAGCTTGAGGTGAGGCATCGCCTGCGTGAGTTTCCGGGCCCCACAAGTGTCTTTAACGCATTATTAGAAGGTCGAATTCAAGCGACTTTTAGCTCCCCGGCATTTACCTATTACTTTATCACCCGTGAAAAGAAGATGGAGCAGTTCCGTGCGATTCCAGATCCTAAGGGTGGGCTTTATCATGCGGGTTTCTATCTGGCTCGCAGACGTTTAACTGACGCTGAACGAGCTAAGATCCGAGAGATCATTCGCCAGATCCGCGCCGATGGAACCTTGCTAAAAATAGCTTCAAAATATGTGAATCCCGAAGATCTGATCTACTATAAGCCGATCGGTTCATTTTGA
- a CDS encoding 6-carboxytetrahydropterin synthase, translating to MILTLKSSFSSAHLYHQPLWSSEENLKNFGRCFTEHGHGHNYTLEVGFHLTEDELQVKLEEYKQLLQSLTSVLDHEHLNFVIPEFKTKIPTTENIALYFMEKLKQHLPQSQIAHIRLYEMNDLWTEIQP from the coding sequence ATGATTCTAACTTTAAAAAGCTCTTTTTCGAGCGCCCATCTTTATCACCAGCCACTATGGAGTTCAGAGGAAAACCTTAAGAACTTTGGCAGATGTTTCACTGAACACGGGCATGGTCACAACTATACACTTGAAGTAGGTTTTCATCTGACCGAAGACGAGCTTCAAGTAAAGCTTGAAGAGTATAAACAGCTTTTACAGAGTCTGACTTCAGTACTTGATCACGAACATTTGAATTTCGTGATTCCAGAATTTAAAACTAAAATCCCAACCACAGAGAATATCGCCCTGTATTTTATGGAAAAGCTGAAACAGCATTTGCCACAAAGCCAGATCGCCCATATTCGTCTGTACGAAATGAATGACCTTTGGACGGAGATCCAGCCATGA
- a CDS encoding pseudouridine synthase, protein MSEEKEKVRLSKLMAERGICSRREADDYISRGLVMVNGQVVDQLGTKVDPNVKITLEAQALKQQKNLVTILLNKPVGYVSAQPEPQYIPAIRLITDQNQFGESKLRLKPEHLKGIAVAGRLDIDSQGLLLFTQDGRIAKKIINEETKLEKEYIVRVQGNLPDDKLKLLRHGLSLDGKELKPAIVEWINDDQLRFILKEGKKRQIRRMCEAVGLKVTGLKRVRIGNIRLGKLPEGKWRFLEADESLD, encoded by the coding sequence ATGAGTGAAGAAAAAGAAAAAGTACGTCTGTCCAAACTGATGGCTGAAAGAGGCATTTGTTCTCGTCGTGAAGCGGATGACTACATCTCCCGCGGCCTGGTCATGGTCAACGGTCAAGTCGTCGATCAATTGGGAACCAAGGTGGATCCTAATGTTAAAATCACTCTGGAAGCTCAAGCCTTAAAACAGCAGAAAAATCTGGTGACGATTCTTTTGAATAAACCAGTGGGATACGTTTCCGCACAACCAGAACCACAATATATTCCTGCGATTCGCCTGATCACCGATCAAAACCAGTTCGGCGAATCCAAGCTGCGCTTAAAGCCAGAGCACTTGAAAGGCATAGCCGTTGCGGGCCGCCTGGATATCGACTCTCAAGGGCTTTTACTGTTCACTCAAGACGGCCGTATCGCTAAGAAAATCATCAATGAAGAAACCAAGCTCGAAAAAGAGTATATCGTGCGCGTGCAGGGAAATTTGCCTGACGATAAATTGAAACTTTTGCGCCATGGTCTTTCTTTGGATGGTAAAGAGCTTAAACCAGCCATCGTCGAATGGATCAATGACGATCAGCTCCGGTTCATTCTGAAAGAGGGAAAAAAACGTCAAATCCGTCGTATGTGTGAGGCCGTGGGCTTAAAAGTTACGGGCTTAAAACGCGTTCGCATTGGGAACATCCGCCTGGGTAAACTTCCCGAGGGGAAATGGCGCTTTCTTGAAGCAGACGAGAGCCTTGATTAG